Proteins from a single region of Dyadobacter fanqingshengii:
- a CDS encoding type II toxin-antitoxin system RelE/ParE family toxin: protein MYKLLILPLAKQDIREAATWYNEQQPDLGKRFIKFIRSKVKRISENPQLYPVRYHAVRTAVVDVFPFTIHFVVNESDRTILITAVLHTSQSPEKWFERQQ, encoded by the coding sequence ATGTATAAACTCTTAATCCTTCCATTAGCTAAGCAAGATATTCGGGAAGCTGCAACTTGGTATAATGAGCAGCAGCCAGATTTGGGAAAGCGATTTATCAAGTTCATAAGAAGTAAAGTCAAAAGAATTTCCGAAAATCCGCAGCTTTATCCGGTTCGTTATCATGCTGTGCGCACGGCAGTGGTCGACGTCTTTCCATTTACGATTCACTTTGTAGTAAATGAATCGGATAGGACAATTTTGATAACCGCTGTGCTTCATACAAGTCAGAGCCCGGAAAAGTGGTTTGAAAGACAACAATAA
- a CDS encoding S41 family peptidase: protein MKIKLLLAILSISAAVLSCKEKNVDPATDKETNEWIYENMKYWYYWNDNMTSSPDYSKDPASFFESLLYRYDAVARPDGDRFSWIQESAEELEASLAGQSKGSGMEYKLTYFPTGSQNVMGVVLYVLPDSPAAKAGFKRGDIFSSVSGQKLTGSNYSKLLNSQEKLTYTLATINAEGTLTEGTTTRDITPIVLQEDPVFFDTLYNIGANKIGYVVYHQFIPEPFQANNKQYDKKLDDIFNSFKNANVNALIVDLRYNPGGYVSSATNLASLIAKATSNDVFYYKEYNTEVTETNMKKFGEAYFYDKFASKSQNIGSQLNDVVFLVSSRSASASELLINGLKPYMNVTLVGGKTVGKNVGSVTLTDSKKKVKWGLQPIVSKSLNKDKKSDYNVGFTPDIAASEGNILYPYGNPKDPLLSEALFKITGTRITRQLKNTRTLQEEDSQEITSTIQRKAGGSNMFYDE, encoded by the coding sequence ATGAAAATAAAATTATTACTGGCCATTCTTTCCATTAGCGCGGCAGTGCTTTCATGCAAAGAAAAAAATGTAGATCCCGCAACGGATAAGGAAACAAACGAGTGGATCTACGAAAATATGAAATACTGGTATTACTGGAATGATAACATGACTTCTTCTCCGGACTATTCCAAAGACCCGGCGTCGTTTTTCGAATCGCTTTTGTATCGTTATGATGCTGTGGCTCGGCCGGATGGCGACCGGTTTTCTTGGATTCAGGAAAGTGCTGAGGAACTGGAAGCGTCGCTGGCAGGACAGTCTAAGGGTTCCGGAATGGAATACAAGCTTACCTACTTCCCAACGGGCAGCCAAAACGTAATGGGTGTGGTGCTTTATGTGCTGCCTGATTCACCGGCGGCTAAGGCCGGCTTCAAGAGAGGTGATATTTTCAGCAGCGTGAGTGGCCAGAAACTGACGGGCTCTAATTATAGCAAACTCCTTAATTCACAGGAAAAACTCACTTATACATTAGCAACAATCAATGCGGAAGGGACTTTGACAGAAGGAACAACAACACGCGACATTACGCCGATCGTTTTGCAGGAAGATCCTGTTTTCTTTGATACACTATATAATATTGGCGCAAACAAAATAGGCTATGTGGTTTACCATCAGTTCATTCCTGAGCCTTTTCAAGCCAATAACAAGCAGTACGACAAGAAGCTGGACGATATTTTCAACTCATTCAAGAATGCGAATGTCAATGCGCTGATAGTCGATTTGCGTTACAATCCAGGGGGTTATGTGAGCTCTGCGACTAACCTTGCAAGTTTGATCGCCAAGGCGACTTCCAATGATGTTTTTTATTACAAAGAATACAACACAGAGGTTACGGAGACAAACATGAAGAAGTTTGGGGAAGCATATTTCTACGACAAGTTTGCCAGCAAAAGCCAGAACATTGGTTCGCAGCTTAATGACGTTGTTTTCTTGGTTTCTTCCCGTTCGGCATCGGCTAGCGAATTGCTGATCAACGGCTTGAAACCATACATGAATGTAACGCTCGTTGGTGGAAAAACGGTTGGCAAAAATGTGGGTTCGGTAACATTAACCGATTCTAAAAAGAAAGTGAAATGGGGATTGCAGCCAATTGTTTCTAAATCCTTAAATAAAGACAAAAAATCCGATTATAATGTGGGTTTCACGCCGGATATCGCTGCTAGCGAGGGCAATATTCTTTACCCATACGGAAATCCCAAAGATCCTTTACTCAGTGAAGCACTTTTCAAAATCACAGGAACACGCATTACCAGGCAGTTGAAAAATACCCGCACATTGCAAGAAGAAGATAGTCAGGAAATTACATCCACGATTCAGCGGAAAGCGGGCGGCAGTAACATGTTCTATGACGAATAG
- a CDS encoding GH3 auxin-responsive promoter family protein, translating into MKLVNDMTVWFLKRRFERIEQFMKYPIETQQRVFSELIETARYTEWGSRYNYGQIRTIKEFQDQVPVSAYEEIYPYIERVLKGEPNVMWPSQIDWFSKSSGTTNARSKFLPVSPEALEECHYEGGKDMMTLLINNRPDTMVFDGKGLSIGGTLHANPFDDYTQIGDVSAVIMQNLPSWAEFMRTPPLDVALMDHWETKLEKMASICSQEDVTSILGVPTWTIVLLDQILELTGKKNMLEVWPNFEVFVHGAVSFEPYRDLFMTKYFPSDQVLYLETYSASEGFFAIQDDVNRIGEMLLMLDYGIFYEFIPVEEVGKPHPKALLLDEVEIGKNYALVISTNAGLWRYLIGDTVKFTSTYPFRLKVSGRTKHFINAFGEEVIVENADYAVKIATQKTDSLVANYTAGPVYMGDGSRGRHEWIIEFTKEPDDREHFIALLDEALREVNSDYDAKRYKDMALLMPKVHFVPAGTFYAWMGKLHKLGGQNKVPRLSNSREYLDDLLASL; encoded by the coding sequence ATGAAGCTGGTTAACGATATGACTGTCTGGTTTTTGAAGCGGCGCTTCGAAAGGATAGAGCAGTTTATGAAATACCCAATTGAGACACAGCAGCGCGTTTTTTCAGAATTAATTGAAACGGCGCGATATACGGAGTGGGGAAGCAGATACAATTACGGGCAGATCCGGACGATCAAAGAATTCCAGGATCAGGTGCCTGTTTCCGCCTACGAAGAAATTTACCCATACATTGAACGCGTGCTGAAAGGCGAACCCAATGTAATGTGGCCTTCCCAGATCGACTGGTTCTCAAAATCGTCGGGAACGACTAATGCGCGGAGCAAGTTTTTGCCGGTTTCGCCGGAAGCATTGGAAGAATGCCATTATGAAGGTGGAAAAGATATGATGACGCTGCTCATCAACAACCGGCCGGATACGATGGTTTTTGACGGTAAAGGCTTGTCGATCGGTGGTACATTACATGCGAATCCTTTTGATGATTATACCCAAATTGGCGACGTTTCAGCGGTAATTATGCAGAATTTGCCTTCCTGGGCCGAATTTATGCGCACGCCGCCACTGGACGTCGCATTAATGGACCATTGGGAAACCAAACTGGAAAAAATGGCTTCGATTTGCTCTCAGGAGGATGTGACCAGCATTTTGGGCGTGCCCACCTGGACCATCGTTTTGCTGGACCAAATCCTGGAACTGACCGGCAAGAAGAATATGCTGGAAGTATGGCCAAATTTTGAGGTGTTCGTACATGGTGCCGTTTCTTTTGAGCCATACAGGGATCTGTTTATGACCAAATATTTCCCATCGGACCAGGTTTTATATCTGGAAACTTACAGCGCTTCCGAAGGCTTTTTTGCCATTCAGGATGATGTGAATAGGATTGGAGAAATGCTGCTGATGTTGGATTATGGCATTTTTTATGAATTTATTCCCGTAGAAGAAGTGGGCAAGCCGCATCCGAAAGCATTGCTTTTGGACGAAGTGGAGATCGGGAAAAATTATGCGTTGGTCATTTCTACCAATGCCGGTCTATGGCGTTACCTGATCGGGGACACGGTTAAGTTTACCTCAACATACCCGTTCAGGCTCAAAGTAAGCGGACGTACAAAACATTTTATCAATGCATTTGGAGAGGAAGTGATTGTGGAGAATGCGGATTATGCAGTGAAAATAGCAACACAAAAAACAGATTCGCTGGTTGCGAATTATACAGCCGGGCCTGTCTATATGGGCGACGGATCGCGCGGGCGGCATGAGTGGATCATTGAGTTCACCAAAGAGCCTGACGATCGCGAGCATTTTATTGCCTTGCTGGATGAAGCGCTCCGCGAAGTGAATTCTGATTATGACGCCAAACGTTACAAAGATATGGCACTGCTGATGCCCAAAGTCCATTTTGTCCCCGCAGGCACATTTTATGCCTGGATGGGTAAACTTCACAAACTGGGCGGACAAAACAAGGTTCCACGACTAAGCAACAGCCGGGAATATCTGGATGATCTGCTGGCAAGTTTATAG
- a CDS encoding DegT/DnrJ/EryC1/StrS family aminotransferase, with amino-acid sequence MIPFLDLNEVNAPYLQAIEDASFRVIRSGWYILGNELKSFENAFATYCDVAHCVGVANGLDAITLILMAYEFPEESEVIVPANTYIASVLPVAYLGFKPIFVEPDPLTMLLDPKRIAENITSKTRAIIAVDLYGRSCEMEPIMALARQHGLKVITDAAQAHGAVYKNKRTGSIADATAFSFYPTKNLGALGDAGAVTTADEALAERIRYLRNYGSLVRYRNDYQGVNSRLDEIQAAILNVKLPFLDVENDRRRAIAARYISEIHVKDLVLPPADRIQDDAWHLFVIRHPDRSALIAYLDANGIQTNVHYPLPIHKQQAFQEFRDLHLPITESIHNEVVSLPLNAVLTDEEVTYIIQTVNQFDYQQ; translated from the coding sequence ATGATTCCTTTTTTGGATTTAAACGAGGTTAATGCGCCGTATTTGCAAGCCATTGAAGATGCCTCGTTTCGGGTGATCCGCTCTGGCTGGTATATTTTGGGAAATGAGCTAAAATCATTTGAAAACGCATTTGCAACTTACTGTGATGTAGCGCATTGCGTTGGCGTCGCCAATGGGCTTGATGCCATCACATTGATTTTGATGGCTTATGAATTTCCGGAAGAAAGCGAGGTGATCGTCCCGGCAAATACTTACATTGCTTCAGTATTACCGGTTGCTTATCTGGGTTTTAAACCAATTTTTGTTGAGCCGGATCCCTTAACCATGCTTCTGGACCCGAAGCGGATTGCTGAAAATATCACTTCGAAAACAAGAGCCATCATTGCGGTTGACCTTTACGGCCGGAGTTGTGAAATGGAACCCATTATGGCGCTGGCCAGGCAACACGGCTTGAAAGTAATTACGGATGCGGCACAGGCGCACGGAGCTGTTTATAAAAACAAAAGAACAGGCAGCATCGCCGACGCAACAGCATTCAGCTTTTACCCCACAAAAAACCTGGGCGCGCTTGGTGATGCGGGTGCCGTTACAACTGCCGACGAAGCGCTAGCCGAAAGGATCAGATATTTGCGAAATTATGGCTCGCTTGTTCGGTATAGAAATGATTATCAAGGTGTTAACAGCCGCTTGGATGAAATCCAGGCGGCCATATTGAATGTAAAGTTGCCTTTTCTGGATGTTGAAAATGATCGGAGAAGAGCAATTGCAGCACGTTATATCAGCGAAATCCATGTTAAAGATCTTGTTTTGCCACCAGCAGATCGCATTCAGGATGACGCCTGGCATTTGTTTGTAATCCGGCATCCCGATCGTTCCGCATTGATCGCGTATCTGGACGCCAATGGAATCCAGACGAATGTGCATTATCCCCTGCCCATTCATAAGCAACAGGCCTTTCAGGAATTCCGCGACTTACATCTGCCTATCACAGAAAGCATTCATAACGAGGTGGTTAGTTTGCCCTTAAATGCTGTGCTGACGGACGAGGAGGTCACATACATCATTCAAACCGTTAATCAATTCGATTATCAGCAATGA
- a CDS encoding GlsB/YeaQ/YmgE family stress response membrane protein: MGIITWIIVGLIAGAIAKAIHPGKDPGGFIVTILIGIAGAVVGGWISSMLGYGTVDGFNIGSLFVAILGAVILLFIYRKFSTRS; the protein is encoded by the coding sequence ATGGGAATCATCACTTGGATCATCGTCGGCCTGATTGCAGGCGCAATTGCAAAGGCAATTCACCCTGGGAAAGACCCGGGCGGTTTCATTGTTACAATTCTGATCGGTATTGCCGGCGCTGTAGTAGGTGGCTGGATTTCTTCAATGCTTGGTTACGGCACCGTGGATGGTTTCAACATCGGAAGTCTTTTCGTGGCTATTTTAGGAGCGGTAATACTGCTCTTTATTTATAGAAAGTTTAGTACGAGGTCTTAA
- a CDS encoding AAA family ATPase gives MIPIYLKIKGLYSYQTEQEIHFSALTDAALFGIFGPVGSGKSSILEAITFALYGDTERLNKSGDDRTYNMMNLRSDELIIDFECIAGKNAERYRFTVRGKRNSKNFKDVKTFDRRGYIWQDENWVPLPETENAESIIGLSYDNFRRTIIIPQGRFQEFIELRDADRTRMMKELFQLEKYDLSRNVGSLSKQNDLSVSNVDGQLTGLGEVTGEMVAAEEKRREEVRVEIGKVSEELRMQTELEAAFQKLKLTAEKVQLLQTQLQAMETERPQMEEREAILKIFETCSLHFKSILDQKNSLNASIIRDQKIFENNKIRLDELTKLAGKQQELLTRLQPQYEKREDLLDTADELGKIIQIIDNRVSAAKRKEALARGNEQLKEKEAFITQLTRQKREQESENERRKNGLSDIQEISEIKAWFTTCDALIERRQSVKTEAEALQADITAQQQLLYAKIDEVNTGFALNLVENASLEVFQQAIQSFLTKSEAETKEKNRELLSLHTKLALHQYAVAIVDGEPCPLCGSEHHPAILHADNVVNEQIKVAEHAVSKLAEKEKAIRASQAPVERIYNQIDNLEKLKATIKQRWTDAKTQIDKHEKSFVWNKFDKNDRSGFEKHFAEITKNQAEIKEAEAAIKALSSRIEAESLDKAEKIEKPLQSLKDEILRFENTVATLAGQLQKVNLVEFQEQPKELILEKIAAFENSYKEITSLFEQSEKDLDAVQKEKDMLSGSQGTLKTTLDSNQRDLADVQINIEAQLKAFDFESEQQVKEILQKPIHIDSERKAIETFKYALDTTSRDLGNLLKENTEHQYDPKQHETVIQAKEILTESLHAFRKEEGGLDRLLKKMAEDLAKKAALLTEKARLQLRKEHLDDLTKLFRSSGFVDYASSIYLQNLIQAANHRFHQMTHQQLHLELGEGNSFWVRDLLNGGHLRLLKTLSGGQKFQAALSLALALADHIHVRNGSKHNFFFLDEGFGSLDKNALQTVFETLKSLRKENRIVGIISHVEDLQQEIQTYLSIEESEEGSRIIPSWK, from the coding sequence ATGATCCCAATTTATCTTAAAATAAAAGGTCTGTATTCTTACCAGACCGAGCAGGAAATCCATTTCAGTGCATTGACGGATGCGGCGTTGTTCGGCATTTTTGGCCCAGTAGGAAGCGGGAAATCATCCATTCTCGAAGCGATCACGTTTGCATTGTACGGCGACACCGAGCGGCTCAACAAGTCGGGTGACGACCGCACTTATAATATGATGAACCTGCGTTCGGATGAATTAATCATTGATTTTGAATGCATTGCAGGAAAAAACGCAGAACGTTACAGGTTCACCGTTCGCGGAAAGCGCAATAGCAAAAATTTTAAGGATGTAAAAACATTTGACCGGCGCGGCTATATCTGGCAGGACGAAAACTGGGTGCCATTGCCTGAAACTGAAAACGCTGAAAGCATTATCGGGCTGAGTTACGATAATTTCCGCAGGACCATCATCATTCCCCAAGGCCGTTTTCAGGAATTTATCGAGCTGAGAGATGCCGACCGCACGCGGATGATGAAAGAACTTTTCCAGCTCGAAAAGTACGATCTGAGCCGCAATGTTGGATCATTAAGCAAACAAAATGACCTTTCCGTTTCTAATGTAGACGGCCAGTTGACAGGCTTAGGCGAAGTGACGGGTGAAATGGTGGCGGCAGAAGAAAAGCGGCGGGAAGAAGTCAGGGTAGAGATCGGGAAAGTCAGCGAAGAATTACGCATGCAAACTGAACTGGAAGCAGCATTTCAAAAATTGAAATTGACGGCTGAAAAAGTGCAGTTACTGCAAACGCAATTGCAGGCAATGGAAACCGAGCGCCCCCAAATGGAGGAACGCGAGGCAATATTGAAGATCTTTGAAACTTGCTCTTTACATTTCAAATCGATTCTGGATCAAAAGAATTCACTCAATGCCAGCATTATCCGCGACCAGAAAATCTTTGAAAACAACAAAATCCGGCTGGATGAGCTAACGAAGCTAGCCGGGAAACAGCAGGAATTATTGACCCGCCTGCAACCGCAATACGAAAAGCGCGAGGATCTGCTGGATACGGCGGATGAACTCGGAAAAATCATTCAAATCATTGATAACAGAGTTTCTGCTGCGAAAAGAAAAGAAGCATTAGCACGCGGAAATGAGCAATTGAAAGAAAAAGAAGCCTTCATAACGCAACTAACCAGGCAGAAGCGAGAGCAGGAATCGGAAAATGAGCGGCGGAAAAATGGGCTTTCTGATATTCAGGAAATCAGTGAGATCAAGGCCTGGTTTACAACTTGTGACGCGCTGATCGAGAGGCGGCAATCTGTAAAAACGGAAGCGGAAGCATTGCAAGCCGACATTACAGCGCAACAACAATTGCTTTATGCCAAAATAGATGAAGTGAATACTGGCTTCGCGCTTAATCTTGTTGAGAATGCTTCATTAGAGGTTTTTCAGCAAGCTATTCAGTCTTTTTTAACCAAATCAGAGGCAGAAACAAAAGAAAAAAATCGTGAATTGCTTTCGCTTCATACGAAACTTGCGTTGCATCAATATGCGGTTGCAATTGTGGACGGCGAGCCTTGTCCACTGTGCGGTTCGGAGCATCATCCCGCCATTTTACATGCTGATAATGTTGTTAATGAACAAATTAAAGTGGCTGAACATGCAGTTTCTAAATTAGCCGAAAAAGAAAAAGCCATTCGCGCATCACAAGCGCCCGTTGAAAGGATTTATAATCAAATCGACAATCTTGAAAAGCTGAAAGCGACGATTAAGCAGCGTTGGACAGATGCGAAAACACAAATAGACAAGCACGAGAAATCTTTCGTTTGGAATAAATTTGATAAAAATGACCGTTCAGGCTTTGAAAAGCATTTTGCAGAAATTACTAAAAATCAAGCGGAAATAAAGGAAGCGGAGGCGGCGATTAAGGCGTTGTCATCGAGGATTGAAGCTGAAAGTCTGGATAAAGCGGAAAAGATCGAAAAGCCGTTGCAAAGCTTGAAAGACGAGATTCTACGGTTTGAGAACACAGTGGCAACATTAGCAGGCCAACTTCAAAAAGTGAATCTGGTCGAATTCCAAGAACAGCCCAAAGAACTAATTTTAGAAAAAATAGCAGCGTTTGAAAATAGTTACAAAGAGATAACCAGCCTTTTTGAGCAATCGGAAAAGGATCTGGACGCGGTTCAGAAAGAAAAAGATATGCTTTCCGGCTCTCAGGGAACGTTAAAAACAACATTGGATTCCAATCAGCGTGATCTTGCCGATGTGCAAATCAATATTGAAGCGCAGTTGAAAGCATTCGATTTTGAATCGGAGCAACAGGTGAAGGAAATCCTGCAAAAGCCCATTCATATTGATTCCGAAAGAAAAGCGATCGAAACATTTAAATATGCGTTGGATACGACGTCGCGGGATCTGGGAAATCTTTTGAAGGAAAATACAGAACATCAATATGACCCTAAGCAGCACGAAACGGTCATTCAAGCCAAAGAAATTTTGACGGAAAGCCTCCATGCATTTCGCAAAGAAGAAGGCGGATTGGACAGGTTATTGAAAAAAATGGCCGAAGATCTGGCGAAAAAGGCCGCATTACTAACTGAAAAAGCACGTTTACAATTGCGCAAAGAACATTTGGACGATCTCACCAAGTTGTTTCGTTCCAGTGGTTTTGTGGATTATGCGTCGAGCATTTATTTGCAAAATCTGATTCAGGCTGCCAATCATCGCTTCCACCAAATGACGCACCAGCAACTGCATTTAGAGTTGGGCGAAGGCAATAGTTTTTGGGTTAGGGATCTCCTGAATGGCGGACATTTGCGTTTGCTTAAAACCTTATCCGGCGGACAGAAATTTCAGGCTGCATTGTCGCTTGCATTGGCTTTGGCGGATCACATTCACGTCAGGAATGGCTCGAAACACAACTTTTTCTTCCTCGACGAGGGTTTCGGTTCGCTGGACAAAAATGCATTACAGACCGTTTTTGAAACATTAAAATCATTGCGAAAAGAGAACCGCATTGTCGGCATCATCAGTCACGTCGAGGACCTGCAACAGGAAATCCAGACGTATCTGAGCATTGAAGAAAGCGAAGAAGGAAGCCGGATCATTCCAAGTTGGAAGTAA
- a CDS encoding glycosyltransferase family 2 protein, translating into MKLSVVIPVYNSEKTIRPLVETLQSALSEVSFEIVMVNDGSKDGSEKVCKQLAEHYSNVRFISLRRNYGEFNAVMCGMNWAYGDYCVMIDDDFQNPPEEILKLIKVAETGDNDVVYTYYSKKEHSVGRNLGSKLVNWLTSYLLNKPKDLYLSSFKLIRQEVVQEITKYKGPYPYIDGLIFRITRNIGTVQVTHLKREEGISNYTWQKLISLFLNILFCYSSLPIRIFLPIGLGLSLFGFVLLSYLTVQWIIGPDPKGWQVVTATLISIGGIQCTLLSVLGEYIGKSFMAQSGQPQYVIKYNSAEVG; encoded by the coding sequence ATGAAATTATCCGTCGTCATTCCGGTATATAACAGCGAAAAAACGATCAGGCCGCTCGTAGAAACCTTGCAATCCGCATTGTCGGAAGTGAGTTTTGAGATTGTGATGGTAAATGATGGTAGCAAAGACGGCTCGGAAAAAGTTTGCAAACAACTCGCCGAGCATTATTCCAATGTCCGATTTATCTCCTTGCGTCGAAATTATGGTGAATTCAATGCGGTAATGTGCGGCATGAACTGGGCATACGGCGATTATTGCGTGATGATCGACGACGATTTTCAAAATCCTCCCGAAGAAATCCTGAAACTGATCAAAGTCGCGGAAACTGGTGATAATGATGTGGTTTACACCTATTATTCTAAAAAAGAACATTCAGTAGGGCGGAATTTGGGGAGCAAGCTGGTGAATTGGCTTACAAGTTATTTGTTGAACAAGCCCAAAGACCTTTACCTGTCCAGTTTTAAGTTGATAAGACAGGAGGTTGTGCAGGAAATTACAAAATATAAGGGCCCGTATCCCTATATTGACGGGCTCATTTTCAGGATAACGAGGAACATTGGGACCGTTCAGGTTACACATTTGAAGCGCGAGGAAGGCATTTCCAATTACACCTGGCAAAAGCTTATTTCGCTGTTTCTCAACATTTTATTTTGCTATTCATCCCTCCCTATCCGCATTTTTTTGCCAATAGGCCTGGGATTGTCTCTGTTTGGATTTGTGTTGCTTTCCTATCTCACAGTGCAATGGATCATCGGCCCGGACCCAAAAGGGTGGCAAGTGGTAACCGCAACATTAATCTCAATTGGTGGAATTCAATGTACGTTACTAAGTGTTTTGGGGGAATATATTGGTAAGAGTTTTATGGCGCAGAGTGGTCAGCCACAATATGTTATAAAATACAACAGCGCGGAAGTCGGATGA
- a CDS encoding addiction module protein — translation MKLQYISDSQGVTTGVYIPITEWNALKTKYADIEQEETDNIPQWHKDVVLDRLASFKKNPEEAIDFDTALDEIEKGL, via the coding sequence ATGAAACTCCAATATATTTCAGACAGCCAAGGTGTTACAACCGGTGTTTATATTCCTATAACAGAATGGAATGCCTTGAAAACCAAATATGCCGACATTGAACAAGAGGAAACAGACAACATTCCACAATGGCATAAAGATGTCGTTTTGGATAGATTAGCAAGCTTCAAGAAAAATCCTGAGGAAGCGATTGACTTTGATACGGCCTTGGATGAAATCGAAAAAGGTCTTTAA
- a CDS encoding sugar 3,4-ketoisomerase: MPLLVELNTFNTGAGNLTVFEKIIPGTIKRVFYIYGAGETQRGGHRHHKTWNALICIHGSCRVYSNDGEKEEYFVLDNPISCLILEPKDWHIMDSFSEDAILLVLSNEYYDIADYIDEPYLMNQIVSQ, translated from the coding sequence ATGCCGCTATTAGTTGAATTAAACACATTTAACACCGGTGCAGGCAATCTTACCGTATTCGAAAAGATTATCCCAGGCACAATTAAACGTGTATTTTATATTTATGGTGCCGGTGAAACCCAGCGTGGCGGACACAGGCATCACAAGACCTGGAATGCCTTGATTTGTATTCACGGGAGCTGCCGGGTATATTCCAATGATGGAGAAAAAGAAGAATATTTTGTCCTCGATAATCCCATTTCCTGTCTGATTCTTGAACCGAAAGATTGGCACATTATGGATTCATTTTCAGAAGACGCAATTCTGCTCGTGCTTTCGAACGAATACTACGACATTGCCGACTACATTGATGAACCGTACCTGATGAACCAGATCGTATCTCAATGA
- the rocD gene encoding ornithine--oxo-acid transaminase, with amino-acid sequence MASYTDTIETNASQQAMDLEYRYGAHNYKPMPVVLERGLGVHVWDVEGKQYLDFLSAYSAVSQGHCHPRIIDAMITQAQKLTLTSRAFYNDKLGECEKFLCEYFGFDKVLMMNSGVEGGETALKLTRKWAYKVKGIELNKAKTVYASGNFWGRTLAAISSSTDPSSTNDYGPFLPGFEIIPFDDLEALENAFKSDPNIAGFMVEPIQGEAGVVVPGDGYLKGVRELCTRYNVLFIADEVQTGIGRTGKRLACDWEGVKPDILVLGKALSGGVMPVSAAFADDEVMLTIAPGEHGSTYGGNPLACAVTVAALQVVIDENLAENAEKMGQLFRSRIVDLQKQCSLIEVVRGKGLLNAIVINDTEDSHTAMDLCYKMMEKGLLCKPTHGNKIRFAPPLVINEEQMNQACDIIEQVFLENA; translated from the coding sequence ATGGCGAGCTATACAGACACGATTGAAACGAATGCTTCACAGCAGGCTATGGACCTGGAATATCGCTATGGGGCGCATAATTATAAGCCGATGCCGGTTGTTTTGGAACGTGGGCTGGGTGTGCATGTCTGGGATGTGGAGGGGAAGCAATACCTGGATTTTTTGTCTGCTTACAGTGCAGTGAGCCAGGGACATTGCCATCCGCGAATTATTGACGCCATGATCACTCAGGCGCAAAAGCTGACGCTTACTTCCCGGGCTTTTTATAATGATAAGCTAGGCGAATGTGAAAAATTCCTTTGTGAATATTTTGGTTTCGATAAAGTGCTGATGATGAACTCGGGCGTGGAAGGTGGGGAAACAGCTTTGAAACTGACGCGGAAATGGGCTTATAAAGTGAAAGGCATTGAGCTTAACAAGGCCAAAACAGTTTACGCTTCCGGCAACTTCTGGGGCCGTACATTAGCAGCCATTTCATCTTCAACGGACCCATCCAGCACGAACGATTACGGACCATTTTTGCCGGGTTTTGAAATCATCCCTTTTGATGACCTCGAAGCGTTGGAAAATGCATTTAAATCCGATCCGAACATTGCCGGTTTTATGGTCGAACCGATTCAGGGCGAGGCTGGCGTCGTGGTCCCCGGCGACGGTTACCTGAAAGGCGTTCGGGAGCTTTGTACCAGATACAATGTGCTCTTCATCGCCGACGAAGTGCAAACGGGCATCGGGCGAACAGGCAAGCGTCTTGCATGCGATTGGGAAGGCGTTAAACCGGACATTCTGGTTTTAGGAAAAGCGCTTTCAGGTGGCGTCATGCCCGTCTCAGCTGCATTTGCAGATGATGAAGTAATGCTGACCATTGCGCCCGGCGAGCATGGTTCCACTTACGGCGGAAATCCCCTGGCGTGTGCGGTTACTGTGGCCGCTTTGCAAGTGGTTATCGACGAAAACCTGGCAGAAAATGCTGAAAAAATGGGGCAGCTTTTTAGAAGCAGAATTGTAGATTTACAAAAACAATGTTCTCTGATAGAAGTCGTTAGAGGAAAGGGCTTGTTGAATGCAATCGTGATCAATGATACGGAAGACAGCCATACCGCAATGGACCTTTGTTATAAAATGATGGAAAAAGGACTGCTATGCAAGCCAACACACGGTAATAAGATCCGGTTTGCGCCTCCTTTGGTCATTAATGAAGAACAGATGAACCAGGCATGTGACATTATAGAGCAGGTATTTTTAGAAAATGCATAG